AATGCTACTCTGTTTCtacatattttcaaattgaaaCCACATGAAGAGAGATTATACCAACAGATATGGTATTAGGTATGGGCGAGGATCAATCAATAGAAATGCAGGAAAATGTAGCATAAATCATACCTTTGAACAACACCGGTAACTGGCGGTTGCGATTTCGGATTCAATGAATCTAGCGTCGAAAGATCGTTTGGTAAACGCTGTGTGAATTGCGATGATTGATGTTTGCGTAAGAAGTGAAGAGTGAGGAGAGATGAAGCGGCCATTTTTGATGAGGCCAGAGATATATCTGGAATTTGAAAGCCGCTGCTAGAAactactagaaaatttcaacctACTCTGTttaaatattcactttttatcgTGGGGGATTTTCTAGATTTACGTGGATTATtctgaataaataattagctACTTTATCTTTAGACAAAAagtttattcatttttatatatatttttatttaaaaaatcactTATTTATACTGATATAAAAtctactattttaatatttatacgATATGTAAAAGGAGagtttttgagaaatttacaaaattgacatttaattttaaaaattatattaaattaaatatataaaatttaaagattattaaaagtgtgattatGTGGAGTGAATGGGAGGTAAATTTTAGTGAAATGTTCTGAACATGTGATCATCGGTTTAAATGATTTCATGATATGCGTTAAAACGTCCTTCTCGTCCCTGTAAATAGTTGTTTAGAAGTGTTTTTGTggtgatttttatttaatacttcactttagaaacatgattttatttattagtattgttattttgtgagaTATGTTTcttagagaaaaaagaaagtgtagTATCCCAGAAAATCTAATTCAAACTCTAACGGTTGGAGAACTATTATCCCTAATTAGTATTTAATGACGGTGTTAGGTGAGAAGAAGAATTCTTGATTTTGCTCCAACTAAAGGAGTAGAGTACTAGATTTTGGGGCACGAACTGGTTCAGCACTGTGGTGAGCCCGTTGAACATGTTTTCTGGGTTTCACATGATATATGCCTATATTTATATCATCTGTGAactggttttgattttttactgtgtttattcaattttgtagGGGGGTGATGGAGGTTTGGCCTGATTTTGGTTTAATGTTTGAttagaatttcaaataaaaatattttttgtccGTTCAATGAATGCTTGTGGTGTGAATTGTTCgattgcatatttttatgggtttcattttatgttttgctCTATGGGTGAtcgttttaatacatattgattattgattttgtgcattacaaattgattttgttccttattttattgtagttttaggtAAGGCGGACGACTTTAAAGATGACAAACGAgttattttattgtgatagatttttatcttctaCTCTATGATTTCAgtgttgatttgtatagattttttattctcgTATAATTAAAACTGTTACTcatattgttcattgttaatattgattctaattttatttaaatcatttatacttaaaaattaatatgtaaaaatatgttaatatgTGCAAAGCACGTCCCGGACGTGATACTagtaaatactaaaattataaagaatcTTTTTTCCATGTAACTCTCTCACATATCTATTTTTAAACTCTAGATTATGTGATAATGGAAATTCagttttggtttttaattCCAAGCAAGATTAATCTCATAACTCATTTAATCTCTGATTATGAACTTACAAGTTGTATATGAGATGATGCTTACATGACTTTTCGTACTATTTAACGATTCAAATGAAATGATGCTCCCAAATTTGAGATAGTGCGTTAAATTTTGATAGATACTATCCATAACTCATTTTATAATACGGGATCATGTGTCAAAAGTCATGCTGGTAAATGCCAGTTTCAAACTTCACGCTTCCAACTtgagagcatccgcaatggtgcttaggccagccataggccagttATAGGCCAACCATTCtctcctctgccacgtcagcaacactaaaaaaccacctgccacgtcagatttaggccagccataggccataggccagccgcaataaaaacaattcaaaatatactacatttacggaattaaaattacgattaaaatacggaattaaatttagacacgtgtacggaaaaattcattaattgcattttaaaaagttacatagataaaaaaaaaagtacatgcataataaagaaaaaaactatcgtcgtgcagttctccgtgcccacaactcttcaattatatccttttggagttgaatatgagcatccactgggcgcatgtcggcaaattccttgagtcggccggcttcatcgagggGTACCCCCTGTCGcacactaggggtggccgctccgtggcttggaccggcttcatcgtcacgCCGACCCAACTAGTCGAGCTTggacgccttcgtcttcgacgatcatgttgtgcatgataatgcagGACGTACATTATCTcggaaacgcatccgacatcccacaaacgcgttgggcccttgattgccgcccatcgagaccggagcacaccaaatgcgcggctccacgtccttgcgcgccgactccgtcgttgcgcaaagtaggccttcttttcatcacttgtttgtcggatcgtcttcacaaagaccggccaccgagggtatatcccatccgccaagtagtagcccatatcatgccggttgccgttggccacgaatgagacggctggaccgacgcccggcacttctcgttgaagaggggagacgagttcagacgttgaggtcgttgttcgacccgactaccccaaaatacgcatgctaGATCCACAGTCTCagaatcagctacggcctcgaggattatcgtggggttctttgacttgtagccgggcCGTGTAGCAGCCCCCTTCCAGTGCAAGCCGATCAGCTTCTTCCACTCCTAATGCATAaaatctatgctgcctaacatcccgtggaacccatgcttctccccgtatccaccatacgcatgtaccgctccatcccgcggtttcatgtaggcctccatagcctcgttcatcctccgctCGTACTCCTTAtgatccccaccactaccgcTACCGTTACcactcgttgttgtgatccatcgctcgatgatgctcttgtacacaaagttatagagagagaaaactcgttaaaacaagtggtgcaaatgaaaatgaaactaaaaatcgcgtttatatatgatttaaaaaataaaaaataaaaatcgaaaaaaaccGCGGGCCgatcgctagccgatcgggGGCCGCCGCAATGATGgttagccgatcggccagcttGATCGGCTAGCAAtgacgagcgatcggccagctcATTTCCGCCGATGCGctcgccgattgcaatggCTTACTGCTAGCCGATTGTTCaaggttcggctagccgaatcggctagcgcgacgaatcggctagccgaccattgcgaaagctcttattttaaatagatGGAAATAGATTATATGCTCAAAACTTTTGATTTCCTTCATGATCCTACGAAATAGTGTCCATGATCCAATTATGATGTTTGAATCTCCAAATGAGATGATGTGGCAAGCCCAATTAGTGTCTCTTAAGATTCACACATGACGGTGCTCAAAAGTAAGTTAAGAGCACTCTCACTGGTTAAGCGTTATCGTCGGCGAAAAATCGTCGGAAATCGCTGGATTTTCGCCGGGCGTTGGGGTGATTTCGGCGAAAAATCGGCGTTAATTTTACTGATTCATCGccgatttatcgccgaatcATCGGCGCCCACTGTAACGCGATTCGGCGATTTTCggcgattttttttttttcaaccaacGGCTATAATTCCTacactatatataattcatcctcctccattcatcacacacaatcttcattctctcaatttttcaatctcattatctcaatcttcaatattcaaaattatgataacaAGTAGGAAAAATTCCCGAAAAGGTAAGGGCAAAGAGCCGAGTACGCAAATTCCCACTGATGAAGCAAATCAGCAGTGGATGAACTCGTTGTTGTcgatgggttctcctcccgACCAATATCCATATGCGGGTCCGTCCCCATTGCAGACTCCTCCGGTGCGCagactttctccgtacttcCAGTCTGCCCTCAGCATGCCCTCTCCAACCGACGATGTGTATCGCCCCCAGATAGTCACATCGTTGTTCGACACCCCTGGATCCAACCCAGACGACGAAGGATCTCAGGACGCGACGTACACAACGGATCCGACACTCAGCACGGACGACTACGAGGTGGAAGAAACGCCCGCCGAGCCGCCTTCTAGGAGCAGGAAGGGGAAGGCGCCGGCGTCGGCGTCGACGGCTGCGACTGATACGGCTTCCGATGAGAAGCCGAAGCGGGTAAGGACTACTTACACTATGGAAGAGTCCGAGCTGATAGCCAACTGCTGGGCGGACACGACGCAGAACGCGGAGCGCAAGCAACTACCAGACTGAGCTCGTGTTCCTGGGAGCGGGTTGCGGAGAAGTACACGAGCAACAAGACTCGCTCTCGATGAAGGACCATGGCAACGAGGCGATCCGCCGGCATTGGGAGCGCCTCATGAGGGACTGCAGCCACTTCAACGGTATATACTCTAACTTGATGACGAACATGACGAGTGGCCAGAACGAGCACatggtccgagatgaggccatGCAGAGGTATAATGGTCCAGTTCTTGTCGAAGGGCTTCAAGTATTGGAACATCTATGATAGGctgaaggatctccccaaattTCGGACGGGGATGCACACCGCGCTGCACGGGAAATCGGTGCGCTCGCGACTTAGCGGTGCGGAGAGTGAGGGAAGCGTGACCCCCATCGACTTGACTGGggatggtccgcacgagcgccctgtgggagcgaagaaggcgaaagggaggcggaaggggaagggcgcaTCGTCGGATGCCCAGTCGGAACCCCAGTTCATACAACAAGCCACGCTCTCTGCCAATGTCGCCAATCTGACGCAGCCTGTACACGCTAtacttcaccggcggcggaACCCCAGAAGAGAAGCAGTCCCTCTGGTCGACCatccaaaatatgaagatcCCGATGGGCCTCCCGCCGGACGCCCCTCCctcttagttttttaaatctttgttttttatttgtagttttttttttctcgttgtattatattttacaatgattaatacaacgatgaattgttcattataaatctatttattaaacacatttgtagggaaaattaaacaatattaaaaatgatgatgtaaaaatgaaatgttgagttagggaaaaataagggagaaataagggagaaaccattggagcagttggctaaatgttggctaaaaactggggataaattttagtgctgatgtagcgctgatgtggcaggagttagggagaaataagagagtttttagccggaccattgggagtgctctaatgTCTTTTGAGCTTCAAACGAAATGATGATCATAGATTAGTTTTGATGTTTTTGCGCGAGATAATGCACGTATGTTAATTTTGGTCCTTATAACTcaaagaagatgatgaacaTAATGTTTCAAGTGTTAAATGAGATGATACAATAAGCCAAATTTGGTATATATGATTGAGATGACACTCAAGCCAAAAAGCCAAATTTGGTATATATGATTGAGATGACACTCAagccaaaaatattttttgatctttcaaatttaatacgATATCACATTCATAAAATCAGTTATAATATTACAAGCTCGAGATTAATTGAGGCTCACAAGtcgatttattttttcaaaacaaagagaaaatgaTGCCCGTGCATTTGGTTTAGATGATTGATgtagttttaaattatttgtggTTCGATAGAAAACTTTGAAATGTTCATAGAAACTAGAAATTAGatacttcttcttcttttgatCTTTCAAACTTAATACGATATTCAGTTATAATATTACAAGCTCGAGATTAATTTGATGCTCACAAGTCgatttacttttttcaaaacaaagagaaaatgaTGCTCATGCATTTGGCTTAGATGATCGATgtagttttaaattatttgtagctcaattgaaaaattgaaatgttcagtagaaactagaaattacacactacttcttcttctcctcgtGTTTTAGTTTCTCCGCCAAACTAAGATAACTTTTTTTGTatgacacaagattttatatactccctccatccaccaaTATAAGGGCATATTTGACtggacacaagttttaagaaatatactagaaaatatgtttaaaagttagtggaatgtgagtcatactttttatatataagtagtacttattacttttataatggaatgaaatgtgagtgaaataaagttaatggaatgcgAGGGCCATTACTAAAAGTAGTATTATGACAAATAGGAAGTTTATTGGTGAAAAggtgaaaatggaaaaataaaaaaaattaatagtggACAAAAagagtaatactccctccgtcccacataattttaccaagtattccattttgggccgttccacataattttatccatttcacttttatcatttttggtagtggaccccatattccactaactcacttttactcacattttattataagactaatactcctactttaaaagtagaacccacatcccaccaaatATTTCAACTCACtatccattacatttcttaaaacctgtgccgagtcaaagtgtgtaaaattatgcgggacggagggaatatgttttatgtgttaaatagacagagaaaatagaagaaaaaataaaattaagataataaaataaaatagaaataaaatacaaatactaGTCATCTTAGTTGTGAAAGGCAAAAATGATCGTTCGGATCGCTAGTATAAAATCTTCAACCCcacattatcattttatcatatttttaatcaatatttttatacaaaagGATAATTGAACTCAATATTGTGAACGatacacaaatttatttaatcaattaatgttacttaattaaattttattttaaaaacatgtCGAAAATGGAGTAGTTAAATAAATGTGTAATAAACATAATAGCATTTACGTCTCACCTATTTCGTCACGCCAACTGGCGAGTGTTCATTGGATATTCGTTGTGGACCCATCCAAACCGAGAACAGTACCCAGCTTCGGGTCTTCCGAGCCTGTGCCCCACTCCGAACCTAACCTTCTCTCTCACAGTTCGTTGAAAAATTCATAtactttatctctctctcactgCCAAAATACTCCTCTCTCTCGAGCTCCTCATATTCCAGCTCGTCGATTCAAAACCCTAGAACTAAACTCATCTGTATCTGAAGATCGATTTCCACCTCCATTTCCCTCTCGTTACACACATCTCAATTTTAATGTGAGTCATTTTCGATTGGTAGTTTTTTAATCCCGTCgcatttccatttatttatatctgATTCTGTTTTGTGCGTGAATCTGTGTCCGGATGGGGTGGGGTGGGCGAGGGTGCAGGGGTGGGTTTGGGGGATAGGTGCACTTTAAAGTCCTGCTCCAGATGGTTCGATTTGGGGGTAGGGTTTAGGGATTGAAGGTGGGCAGCTTGTTTTGAAGTGATTCTGGAAGATTGAGTTAGTATCAGGATGTTCTATTCAGATGCAAtgttttttgttgtaattGTTTGACAGAATGGGCTAAAAACTGCACCTCTGGAGTTGGGGTTGTGTTGGTGTGTAAGGATGATGTGTTtgacatgtgtgtgtgttgggGGGAGGGGGTTATCTTcgtaatattttttcttctagaTTTTGTGCTGCAAAAGTTGCTTATATGTGTGATGGTCTACCTATAACTGAAAGTGGTTTGAACAGATAATCTCTCCCTCATGGTCAATATGATAGGCCATAGGTTTTAGAGATGAGAGTTATGACCTCAATTGGTGAAGTAAGAAACACGTGAATCACAGTATTGGCCTGTCCTTGAAAATCTAGTGCTGCTATCATATATAGTTGAggaaataatgaaatataaaagttGTCTCAATTCCTATAAGGAGAGATGCTCTTAGGCCGAGTTTGCATGTAGAATGTAATCACTTCTAGTGGATGACTAGTGGATTTGTCTTGTGATGTGGTCAATTAATATATAACATGTAGTACCACATTTACTGTACTGATTTTAGTttgataaaaatctatcaTCTCCACTGTAGgttacattattttgttttacccCGCAGTCAAGTGTCGACCAAAACACAAATTGTATTGATGATCATGTAATGCTTGACTGCAAGTACACTATATCCGTTCTACTGAATGTGTGACATGCTCTTGATTCTTAGGATTATAAAATGGACATGTTGTGTAGTGAGGAGGAAACTCGAAATTCACAGCGTAGAACATGTAACTATTCACCcaaccaaataaaaagaagagtaGAAATCATAGGAATAGGAGCGTCTGGACAATCTTCCATTTCAAATTTCTGTTAAATTATGATTCTGAActgtaatatttaataatctGTTTGAGATTTGGGTTTGCATGTCTTCCCACCCCCTCCCCCCAGTTATAAATGTAGTTTGACTTGCAGACAACTAAAGCCTGCTATGTTTGAGAAAGGAATGATATTAGATGTTGAATAAGAAATGCAAGTTATCAGATGGATCAAATTATGGCTTCACAACTGTTCAAGAACTGAACTTTGCTAGATTGCACTTGCTTTGCCTTTGTTCTATAACTTTAACTTTAACTTTAACTTCCTCTTTTCTGTATCTACCTCACATCAATAAGCCGGCCTCACACCTATAGCCTTCTTTAAGCTCTGCTCTAAGGTTAGGAGGAAGCATGATTACCTACCCACCCTGCTAAAGAGCTTTCTTTTTCTACAGAATATAGAGATCTATGACTATAAGTGTACACCTGTGGACTTCCTCACAACCCTTGTATTATAAAGAAACACGGGAACACCCATAACCACTTTGCTTACATCTTAGGTAGATATGTTTCTACATCTAGacacttaaattaaaatgtgacATTATGTGTTTATGGACCTTTATACCAGATTTATTACCCATATAATCCGTAAAGCCTGTAAGTTTCCAAAACCGACATGAGTTTTTTGCACTTGTCATACTCCTTTATGTATTGGTGATTAGATGGTTAAACTGTTGAAGCATTATCAGTGATCTGTCTATCTTTTTGCTTTAATGTGGTTAAACTTCTTCTATTGCTCACCATCTCTGCATTGCATTAATGTGGTGTATAAAAACAACATTTGGCATTCTACAATGGTGCATACCTAATTAGTGCTTGCTCTGCAGTGTTCTTATCATGGAGGCTGTCAGTGTTTGAGAAGGTGGCACGGGGCTGATGTTAGCTTTCAGGGGTATTGTATGCTGACATTGTTCTTGTTTCCAAAGGTTGTAATgcattattgatttttgagaaaaaaagatTCCAAGTCAAACTAGTCAATTCTTTATTCACAAATTTCAACTTACctatatcaaaatttaggTTAGCATCTATGCCTGGCAACGAATTTGGAGATAGGGTTCACAATTTCTTTGCACAAGACAATTCACCGCAGGGGCAGCATCAATCACATGGTGTGGATGGAAACTGGCCAGTGTCCAACAGCAATTTTTGGGTTGGCAGCCCAAGACCTGTTGATGTGCTGAACTCAAGCACTAAAAATTACTCTGGGCAAAACCCAGGTATTACCTCTCTGTTTCAATGTGGAATTGAACATGTTCTCTATGtctaatttgtttgttttttgggCGTTATCGTTACATTTAGACACATGGCTATACAGTGCTTCTGATTTATGTCTAATTTCTCCTTTATATTTTGAGCAGAAATAGATAGAGGGCAGTCTGGCTATCCTGCTCATTCAGCTAATGGATTGAATTTTCCTCAACCAAATCTGAGGCCTGATTTCTCTAGAATCCAACCCCTAAATGAGCAACAATATTCCAACGGCTATATGTATGGCAATCAATATCCCCAAGGTAGGCAGAATGAAGGTAACTTCCGGGAATTGGATGCGTATTCTGATCAACGTCATTTATTAGCCTCGAGAGACTTGCCTGTGCATGAATTGCATAGAATTAGCGGCCATGAGCAACCACCAAAAGCTTCAGATAGATCGGGAACATCTGTCTCCCCTGTTAGTTTTGATCTCTTTGGTGGTCAGCAGCAGATGAACCATCATCAGCAAGCAAGCATGCTGCAGGCATTACAGCGCCAACAATCTGGCCTCAATGACATGCAACAACTGCAGCAGCAACTCATTTACAGGAAAATGGAAGAGCTTCAAAGACAGCAGCAACTTCAACAGCTGGACTCAAGGCCTCAAACTCCTATTAATCAGGTTCCTCAGGTTACCAAACAGGCGTCTGGAAGCCAGTCCTCTCTGTTTAATGGTAGTCCAAATTCTGATGCATTACGCAATCCTTGGACGGCTGAGCCTGGTACAAACTGGCTTGGCCGTGGTTCTGCTGCCATGCAAGGATCCCCCGGTGGCACTACCTTTCTACCAAATCTTGGACAGACACACCGATTAATGGACATGGTGCATCAACAGGATGATCAATCCCTTTATGGAGTTCCAGTATCCAACCCAAGGGGTTTGGCTATGAACCAATACTCTCCTATGGTGACAGAGAGATCATCAACACCTCAAATGCCAATATCTGGCAATTCTCTGCACAGTAATCAACACAATTTTCTGCCTGACAGACTTACCAGACCAGAGGGGACTTCCATATCTCGACAAAACTATCAAAATGATACTAATGAACATGGTTCTAGTCAGTCACTGAATACTGGCATAATGAATATAGGGTTCCACCAGCAGGTGAATTCATTGCAGAATAATGCATCACATCAGGACCGTGCAAGGAGGCAGGAGCTGTCTACTCTGTCAGAAACCTCGCAAGAAAGATATCCAATGCATGTATCTTCACCTCAGAATGAAGTCACCTTAGATCCTGCTGAAGAAAAGATCTTGTATGGTTCAGATGATAATATATGGTCTGCATTTGGTAAGCTCCCGAGTATAAGTGCAGAAGCTGGtaatttatttgatagtaATAGTGGAATATCAAATGGGGCTCCATCCCTTCAGAGTGGTAGCTGGAGTGCTCTTATGCAGTCTGCAGTTGCTGAAACTTCTACTGCCGATGTAGGGCCTCAGGAGGAATGGAGTGGTCTGAACTATCACAATAATGATGGCTCTTCAGCAAATCAGTCCCCTCTAATTCACAATGTAAATGTCAAACAATCATCGTTGCCCAATGACCGTGTTCATATTTCTTCAGCAACGGGCACTGAATCCATTCGCTCTTCTGACTCTCTCAAATTGATGGGGTTGAATCAACTTGGGCATACTTTCCAGGAGCAGCCTAGTGAGGCGGCAGCGACTGATGTTTCTCAAAGGTTTGGGCAAGCCGTGGCAGGAACTAGCAAGTGGCTAAATCACAGCCAAGTCCAAAATCAATTAGGAGGTGAGAGTGATATACATGGAAATGCCTTGGGAAATGCTGTGGGCGCTGAGAGAAATGGAAAGAATTTTTTCGCAGATTGGCCTCTGGGTCAGGGTGGAACTAAACGACAACCAAATGGTGGGAATGTCCTGGCAGCTGTACCACCTGCTGGAGATAGATCACTGAATGCTCATGATGCTGAGAGAGTGCCTCAAAACCAGAACAATCAAGTGAAGTCAGTGGAGGGACAAATGGCAGATGGAGGTTCTTTATGGAAACCCAGTCCCCTAACTAGTGCTGTTGAATTTGGTTCTGTAAGATCTATGTCTGGAAATCACCAAGTAAATAAAGCCAAAGGGGATTTGGGTTTTCACAATGCTGCCACTTCAGCTGCGAACTCATTTAATATGGTAGCTGGTGATGGAGCTTATCCCTTTGCTCAGAATAACTATTTGCCCAATCAGTGGAAGCATGCCTCTCCTTCAACAAAATCCCAAGGGGGTGAAAGCTTAGGGAGAATGATGGACCAGGTTAAAGATCAAAATCAAGGATCATGGAAGAGCTCCGATCatgatgaaatgaaaaattacgATAGGGAGAACTGTGCCATGAAAGAGAATTCTAATGACAGCCATCGCTCAAACTTATCTAATCATGCTTCAGGTAGCTTCAGGGAAAGTGGTCCGACTGATGCAATTGATTCAAGGTCTCTATCATCTGGGAAGCAAAAGTCAAGCAATCCGCTTGCTAAAAAAGGTTCTGCTCCTCGCAAATTTCAGTATCATCCCATGGGAAATCTGGATGATGATGCGGGGTCAACCCATGGCCTGAAGCAGCACAGCCAAGCACAGGCCACACCTGTGCAGAGTGCCCATGCCCATTTTGGCCAGTTGAAACTGTTTGGTCAGGTTCCAAGAAATTCTGCAGAAAAGGTCATTTCTCAATTGAGCTGTATTAGATACGAGACTTAATTATTACAATGTTACTAGACAAAAACTATAAGTATTGTTTTACTTACAGGGTGAACTTCCAAAAGACAATAAACGCCTTGATAAAGAGTCTTCTGGTGGTAGCTTTACTGGTTATGCGGCCGGGACATCTAATCTTTTTAGCCAGTCCTTTGATTCAAGCACGAACAAGGCTTCATCACCCAGGTACTTCAAGTTTTCATTTACTTTAAAGAGTTTGTCAGTTGTCATTacattctgattttttttctatccaaTCCAGCCAAAACATGCTGGAGCTTCTTCACAAGGTGGATGTATCATCTCAACCACCTGAAGCTGAAAACTCTGATGGATCTGCTGGTCACCTTCAGCGTAGCCAATCGTCTTTCTCTAAAGGTTTTGGATTGCAACTTGGTCCTCCATCTCAACTGTTGCAGATTCCTGACCTTTCATCATCCTCCCAGAATGCTCAAAGCATGGAAAATGCAACACGTAACAGTCTTGCTGGTATAGGAATGGGAGAGAAAAGCATGCATATGGCATCTTCGTTGCAATCTAGGCAGTTCCCAAATGAAAAATCCCAGATGGAATATGAAAACAATACATCTGCAGGTCCAAGGCATCCTGGTATTGGTAACTCTGTCGGTAAGGGATCAGGGAATTATCATTCAGCATTAACTTCTGATATTCCGTATATGCGAAGTCAGCTTCAGAGTAAACAAGCAACAAGGCCAAGCACAAGACCAGCTGTGAATCAACACATTGACACCTCCTTCAGCTACAGTACTTCACTCTCTATGGAAAGAGGTTCTACAGAGACTGTTCTACCTGATACATCTGGTAATGTTCAGAAAAATAGTCTTCCTTCATC
The genomic region above belongs to Salvia hispanica cultivar TCC Black 2014 chromosome 3, UniMelb_Shisp_WGS_1.0, whole genome shotgun sequence and contains:
- the LOC125211791 gene encoding uncharacterized protein LOC125211791 isoform X1; the protein is MPGNEFGDRVHNFFAQDNSPQGQHQSHGVDGNWPVSNSNFWVGSPRPVDVLNSSTKNYSGQNPEIDRGQSGYPAHSANGLNFPQPNLRPDFSRIQPLNEQQYSNGYMYGNQYPQGRQNEGNFRELDAYSDQRHLLASRDLPVHELHRISGHEQPPKASDRSGTSVSPVSFDLFGGQQQMNHHQQASMLQALQRQQSGLNDMQQLQQQLIYRKMEELQRQQQLQQLDSRPQTPINQVPQVTKQASGSQSSLFNGSPNSDALRNPWTAEPGTNWLGRGSAAMQGSPGGTTFLPNLGQTHRLMDMVHQQDDQSLYGVPVSNPRGLAMNQYSPMVTERSSTPQMPISGNSLHSNQHNFLPDRLTRPEGTSISRQNYQNDTNEHGSSQSLNTGIMNIGFHQQVNSLQNNASHQDRARRQELSTLSETSQERYPMHVSSPQNEVTLDPAEEKILYGSDDNIWSAFGKLPSISAEAGNLFDSNSGISNGAPSLQSGSWSALMQSAVAETSTADVGPQEEWSGLNYHNNDGSSANQSPLIHNVNVKQSSLPNDRVHISSATGTESIRSSDSLKLMGLNQLGHTFQEQPSEAAATDVSQRFGQAVAGTSKWLNHSQVQNQLGGESDIHGNALGNAVGAERNGKNFFADWPLGQGGTKRQPNGGNVLAAVPPAGDRSLNAHDAERVPQNQNNQVKSVEGQMADGGSLWKPSPLTSAVEFGSVRSMSGNHQVNKAKGDLGFHNAATSAANSFNMVAGDGAYPFAQNNYLPNQWKHASPSTKSQGGESLGRMMDQVKDQNQGSWKSSDHDEMKNYDRENCAMKENSNDSHRSNLSNHASGSFRESGPTDAIDSRSLSSGKQKSSNPLAKKGSAPRKFQYHPMGNLDDDAGSTHGLKQHSQAQATPVQSAHAHFGQLKLFGQVPRNSAEKGELPKDNKRLDKESSGGSFTGYAAGTSNLFSQSFDSSTNKASSPSQNMLELLHKVDVSSQPPEAENSDGSAGHLQRSQSSFSKGFGLQLGPPSQLLQIPDLSSSSQNAQSMENATRNSLAGIGMGEKSMHMASSLQSRQFPNEKSQMEYENNTSAGPRHPGIGNSVGKGSGNYHSALTSDIPYMRSQLQSKQATRPSTRPAVNQHIDTSFSYSTSLSMERGSTETVLPDTSGNVQKNSLPSSGGTGQQSGPHDVQKIRPAGTASSRDQMRSSQHFGMSGISRQGSSGQVLQSMPSNVPTPQHPSVTQYPKGLTNIHELPQPNILESSSRGDLDVGKGGHIFTKSTAIVHASIGADEKEQSLKERSGQFLSASKTEVPLGSASSEKNHLDDSPANSASTQKDIEDFGRSLKPNTFSNENFALLNQMRVLKHAESDPSLRFSKRLKGPENIHDIHQSHLVTEKQNQDNFRNSLDSSSGIPPEDSRVVTFSTPSDMLQRNTLPHGNAASEDVVVVTALHGSQSKPPADPSAVRAEHHMVSPQMAPSWFNQYGSFKNGSLPMQNIRHAMSSRPEELPFAPGTSSSAMDMPYLEEKMTATPVEAYVSDSLKSSAPTFKTNEHISSPPSMQMNATGQQQVILRPKKRKSATSELLSWYEEITHCSLSPSILSVVEANWTEATNRLAEKVEDDIDLIEDGPPLLRSKRRLILTTQLIQQLFPPPPATVFSADAISEYESVAYAVSRVALGDACSALSTSSNLGSPPHDIAPHVAKGKLSSDPRFAKVIEEFLGKAGKLENDFLRPERSTSILDLRLECQDLEKFSVINRFARFHGRGQTDNAETSTDATAAMQKPCAQKYVTAVPMPRSLPDRVQCLSL